The DNA region TCTTCACTAAAACCCATTCTCGAACAAATTCGGACTTTAGCGTTGCACAAAAGGATGCCTCGTGGCGATATGTGGACAAGAATTTTGAGCCTCATGTAACACAGAAGCAACAATCAAAGGGGGATAACGGTCGGTCACTTCCGTCTGCAAATAAATCTTTACAGACCCTTGAAACTGGGGTCAAGCCagagaagcttgattttgacagaaaaaattcaaataGAAGATCCATATCCGCGAAAGATATGTCTCCAAGTCCCAAAACCATTGATCCAAAAAGAATAGCCTCCGCAGCCGCGGCATCTGCGAGTAACAATTCGAAAACTTCCGGGCTTCGTTCCTTCGGCGGCTTAAGATCTTCCAAGATATCGACCTCGGCATTCCAAGAAGGTATCAGGAACATATCTCCAGATGAAGCAATTCGAACAGCGGACTACTCAGGTTGGATGAGCAAAAGAGGGAACTTGTCAATAGGTTCATGGAAACAAAGATATTTTACACTTCACAAAACGAGATTGTCATATTTCGGTTCATTGAAAGACAGACGCGAAAAAGGGCTTATTGATATAACCGCCCACAGAGTTTTACCTGCAGTTGATACCGAGGACAAACTCAGCACTGTGTACGCGGCAACTACTGGCTCTGGAAGGTATTGTTTCAAATTGGTTCCGCCGGCCCCAGGCTCAAAGAAAGGACTCACTTTCACACAGCAAAAGGTTCATTACTTTGCCGTCGAAACAAAGGATGAAATGAGAGGATGGATGGCTGCTTTGATGAAAGCAACAATCGAACTTGACGAGTCAGTTCCTGCAATTTCTTCGTGCGTGACCCCTACAATCCCGCTTCAAAAAGCGCAAGAAAGAATGGTTGAAGCAAGAGAGAATGCACGTCTAAAtctcgaaaagctggaaaagggTGAGTGCATTCAAGATACGACCACGGATGAAGACATGTCACTAAAATCTAATAACATCTCAGCCACCCACACGCCCATCACTCAACCATCGACTCAGTTTCAGAGAGTATCGACAACTCCTacatcaacaaattctTCCAATCGCAGACCTTCAGTAAAGGTTGACACTACAACAGGTCTTCCCGAATCTGGTGCGCTAACTGGCCTTTCAACGCCTTACTTGGTGACTTCGGGAATCATGTCCCCTAATTCGTCGTCGACTTCTGATCTCAATTCTCCTGGTTCCGCCAGCCTGAGAGCTACTAAAAACACAGGTAGAAAAATTCCTACCGCGTCAACCAATCCTGTTCCGATGATAACAAAGCTTGATACACCGCAAGATCAAATtagctcttcttcaaataCTGTTTAAAATAGTCCTCCAACAAAGAACAACGCGGAGTTATCTGATCACTCGGATATGTACCATACGTTTTTATTAAGTTTAATACAATGTTTTGCCCGATTGGAGTTAGTTGCTGCCTTCACTCTTTCAAATTGAGATAGAATTTTGAATTACGTGATCTTGGGTGAGAACCAGTGCATACCGGAAACCATTCGGTCTCGTAAGCCTAATAGCTGAGGTAGTAGCAGTAGTTTCACCCAACAGCATTCAAAATCTGTCGCCACGAGACGCTGAAGAGAAGAATTCCAATCTGCGGATGGAGATAAGACAAACTGTTTCGGTAAACAATGGGGGACAATGTGGCCGAGACACTTCATCTGCTCTGTCAGAAAAATGACACGTAGCTACTGCCCCTTTGGCTATTGAATAATGTTGCGCGAAGATATAAATGAGGTTGGTACCGCCAAAAACTCAATTCTGGTTTACAGAATCATATGTCATTGAATGTGAATTGATGCACAGTCCTCTGCTTTGGCCAGTGGAAGTGAATAGTTTCAAAAGGGTGCTTGTGCTACATCGCATTAAAAATATACACACAAAGAAAAGCCCGGCTGTTTGTTGTCAAACTGTACATCGCGTTTCGAATGAAATGCCTTGCCCACTTTTTTCAACTGTGAGGAGCATATAAGCAACGACAAGCCATTGCTTTTCCTATTACTGCTTAGTCTGGTGAGCTCTTGAATTACACAATACATATCGCATCAAAAGGCGAAAATCCCATTGCATGAGAATACAACTTTACACAATGATGGTATCCATTGGCTAAATCCTCACGCTTACTCGTTAGATATCCAATTAGACATGGTTCCTCTTGTTTAGCAGATCTGGATCTGAAGTAAAGTCCTCTATTACAGCAATGGAATGGATCAGTATGGAACATAGGTGATGAGAATTTACTCTCGTATTAAGGTTGTCCTCGCCCGCTTCATTGTTAAgtactgaaaaattgagGATTCCAAAAGTTCCATTTGAGGAGAGCATGCACCGGGTACCGTTGCTACGAGTGAACTGTGACCACTAATGCAAACAT from Ogataea parapolymorpha DL-1 chromosome V, whole genome shotgun sequence includes:
- a CDS encoding Protein BOI2; the encoded protein is MSTGEGYENYYSVIKEFNARLGDELTIRPGDTIELISDDSEFGDGWYMGRNLTTNRVGLYPKAFTKSANGQSKGKPSLLRSRSRRTPLNSPVAATPSSGISDYSSLSQHQKIEESISPSVTADRHNNMEGIVTRNTEETPYSQVHDTNFNRYISVHRTLSDIDKALQELHSNEYPSTTENHSILLDPAEVASWTPEQVTQYFSGLNFDIESAGQFARHKISGAILLQLELPYLKELEITSFGTRFEIYKEIEELRLASKNKTHGRRIVSPNTRLGNPEVKVAPRTHARKRSQSMDDILRTSIGGSKSSVGNSLDFKQSSRDTLEVDSKLQSYIETPSDNDSEPEQEFSTPTGLFESPRKAPQPPSHASPLIKQNSQLLFENDGDDGSNRRYQHSRGSSIGNTSSIYTEKKHSRNPSSTSFTNALQQKGALFTKTHSRTNSDFSVAQKDASWRYVDKNFEPHVTQKQQSKGDNGRSLPSANKSLQTLETGVKPEKLDFDRKNSNRRSISAKDMSPSPKTIDPKRIASAAAASASNNSKTSGLRSFGGLRSSKISTSAFQEGIRNISPDEAIRTADYSGWMSKRGNLSIGSWKQRYFTLHKTRLSYFGSLKDRREKGLIDITAHRVLPAVDTEDKLSTVYAATTGSGRYCFKLVPPAPGSKKGLTFTQQKVHYFAVETKDEMRGWMAALMKATIELDESVPAISSCVTPTIPLQKAQERMVEARENARLNLEKLEKGECIQDTTTDEDMSLKSNNISATHTPITQPSTQFQRVSTTPTSTNSSNRRPSVKVDTTTGLPESGALTGLSTPYLVTSGIMSPNSSSTSDLNSPGSASLRATKNTGRKIPTASTNPVPMITKLDTPQDQISSSSNTV